The Ferviditalea candida genome includes the window ATTCGTTGGCGAAGCACTCCATTGCCAGTTCGATTCTGCGTCTTGCCTCGCATTTTGCGGGAGAGAAAGAAATGGAAGACAAAGCGCTGCAGTTTCTGCGGATTTTCCAATTGGAAACCTATAAAGACGAGAAAGCGAAAAACCTGCCCTATGGGCAGCAGCGGAGGCTGGAAATCGCCAGAGCGCTGGCCGCCGGTCCCAAGCTGCTGCTGCTGGATGAGCCGGCGGCCGGGATGAATCCGCAAGAGACAATTAAGCTCATGGAACTGATCGCCTTTATCCGAAAGGAGTTCAAGCTGACGATTTTGCTGATTGAGCATGACATGAAGCTGGTGATGGGGATCTGCGAGAGGATTTATGTTTTGGATCACGGACAACTCATTGCCCAAGGAACACCGGAGGAAATCCGCAACCATCCGAAGGTTATCGAGGCCTACCTGGGAGAGGAGGTTAAGAGTGCCCATGCTTAAGGTGGATCAAATTGATGTATATTACGGAAATATACAAGCCCTCAAAGGGGTCTCTCTGGATGTTCATCAGGGGGAGATCGTGACCTTGATCGGGGCCAACGGCGCAGGCAAAAGCACACTTCTTAAAACGCTGTCCGGATTGCTGAAGCCTAAGCAGGGGGTTATCCAATATATGGGGGAATCCATTTCCGGCAAGCCCGCTCAAGAGATTGTCAATGCGGGAATTTCCCATGTGCCGGAAGGCCGCCGAGTGTTTGCCAACATGTCTGTCGAAGAAAATCTCGAATTGGGCGCCTTTGCCAGAAAGGATTCGAGAGGCATTCGTGAGGATTTGCATATGGTATATGAGCTCTTCCCGCGACTGCTTGAGCGTCGAAAACAGCTGTCCGGCACACTTTCCGGCGGTGAACAGCAGATGCTGGCCATGGGACGGGCGCTCATGGCGCGTCCGAAGCTCCTTTTGATGGATGAGCCCTCCATGGGGCTTGCACCGCTGCTGGTGAAGACCATTTTTCAGATTATTGAAGAAATCAACCGAAACGGCACAACGATTCTGTTGGTTGAACAAAATGCCAACATGGCTTTATCCATTGCCAACCGGGCGTATGTCATTGAAACGGGAAGTGTCGTGATCTCCGGAACGGCGGAAGAGCTGCAGGCCAGCGAACAAGTGAAAATGGCCTATCTTGGCGGTCATTAGCTTTGTAAACACGGGTGCCGGTGTGCTATTCTACGATTGTGGGAATAAATTCCGGAGAGGTGCCCGAATTTGCAGAAGCGTGGTGTCGACATACTCGATGTCAATATTCGAAGCGCTGGCTATGAAACTGGCGCAGGGATCATCAAGAATATCGCCTTTCGCATTCAAGCGGGAGAATGGGTTGGACTGATCGGCCCGAACGGTGCAGGCAAAAGCACGACGATCAAGTCCATATTGGGTCTGCTGAAGCAAGTGGACGGAGATATCCGGTTTACCGGCGAGAAAAAAATTATGCCTATATTCCCGAACGTCCTATATATTTCGATGAAATGACGCTGTGGGAGCATCTGGAGCTGGCTGCCGCGGCTTTTCAGATGGAGCGGGAAGCTTATTCAGGCAGGGCGGAGCAGCTTTTGCGGCAATTTCGTTTGTGGGAGGTCAGGCATCCGTGCAGTTGATTTTGTCGATGGCCTGGATGGGGATTGTGTGGCCCTTGTTCGCGGGCAGACTGTATTGGAACGCAGTGCAGATGATCAGCTACTTCGGCTTCGTATATTTTTATAAAATGAATGATATGATGTGTAAGCAAATGCTGGAATCGCGCTGGGAGAGGTTCCGGCTTTTTTTGCAAAAATGCTGTTTTCCATGATCTCGGGCTTGTTATTTCTGAAGTTAAGCTATGCGGTTGGCGGAAATGCGCCGGTCATGGCCGGATTGGCGTCGGCAGCGGCCTTCACCGGTTTGGGATGGATGATGCGGAGATGGAGGGCAGATACAGGTCTGATTGAACGCAAACCCGCCTTCCGGTTCAACCGTCCGCTGATTTTTCGCGACTCGGCGCCGCTTTTTCGCAGCAGGACCTCTGTGCATGTGCTGACGGAGCACGGGATCAAGACGCTTTTACGGAGATGGAAATACGTCAAATTTCTTTTGCAGCTCACCTCGATCGGTGTCATCATGCTGTTGATGCTTCCGTTCTGGTGGGGAATTCCTGTCTTTATATTGATGGGAGCGGCCGGCGCTTACTTCGGTTCGCGGATGATGACGTCTTTCTAGGGGTCTGTTCGACGGAATGATTTTCGTGAATTTTTATTAAAGATCTGTTGCGTAAGCGGAGTATTGGGAAGATGCCGGAAGAGCGACTTTGGCTTTGAGTTTCAACCATCGATAGCCCATTCATAATAGAAACTCAAAACAACTGAGCTCGAAGGCATTTTCCAATACGCAGCTGGAAGCGGCAATCAAATGAATACACATGGATTAAAAATTCACAATCTTGATTTCGTCGGACAGACTCCTAGTCTGCTCGCCGCGCCGCGGCAGAATGGAAGTGAAGCGCCCATGACATACTAGTCATGACAATGACAATGGGGGCGTTAACCATCGGATATTTGCAAAAGAGTCCGGAGGCGGGTAATCCGCATCATTTTGAAGGAGGACGTTTTCGCGTTTCCGCAGATTCTCTCGGGGAGGTCAGAATTCC containing:
- a CDS encoding ABC transporter ATP-binding protein, with amino-acid sequence MGNKALLHVKDAGIHFGGLKALSGLNMEIEQGELVGLIGPNGAGKTTCFNLLTGVYTPTEGEILFEGKRLNGLAPYQITRRGISRTFQNIRLFNELSVLDNVKAAYHSLAKHSIASSILRLASHFAGEKEMEDKALQFLRIFQLETYKDEKAKNLPYGQQRRLEIARALAAGPKLLLLDEPAAGMNPQETIKLMELIAFIRKEFKLTILLIEHDMKLVMGICERIYVLDHGQLIAQGTPEEIRNHPKVIEAYLGEEVKSAHA
- a CDS encoding ATP-binding cassette domain-containing protein, whose translation is MQKRGVDILDVNIRSAGYETGAGIIKNIAFRIQAGEWVGLIGPNGAGKSTTIKSILGLLKQVDGDIRFTGEKKIMPIFPNVLYISMK
- a CDS encoding ABC transporter ATP-binding protein, which codes for MLKVDQIDVYYGNIQALKGVSLDVHQGEIVTLIGANGAGKSTLLKTLSGLLKPKQGVIQYMGESISGKPAQEIVNAGISHVPEGRRVFANMSVEENLELGAFARKDSRGIREDLHMVYELFPRLLERRKQLSGTLSGGEQQMLAMGRALMARPKLLLMDEPSMGLAPLLVKTIFQIIEEINRNGTTILLVEQNANMALSIANRAYVIETGSVVISGTAEELQASEQVKMAYLGGH